In Deltaproteobacteria bacterium, the genomic stretch GCACACTCTTGCCCCGCTCCTTCAACCTTATGGGGAAAGGGACATACCCCCTGGCACGCCTTACGAAGGTCACCCTTCCCCTGAAGGGCTTCACCACCGAGTCATCGCACCTTGTGTGAATCTCCCTGTTGTGCACCACAAAGAAATCGGTTATCCCTCGAAGCCGTGCAAAGGCCTCAGCGTCTTTGTAAGCGATCGGTTCATCGCTTACATTGCCGCTCGTCATCACAAGGACATCCAGTCCGTCAGCAAAAAGCAGATGGTGCAGGGGCGTATAGGGAAGCATCACCCCCAGAGTCCTCTGGCCGGGGGCGACAGATGGGGCCACCTTGGCACCTGCCCTTCGCTGCAAAATAACTACGGGCCGCTCTTTGCTCTCGAGGAGTTCCCTTGAGGCCCCATCTAAAAGGCAGAGCCTTTCGATAACCTCCAGGTCCCTGCACATGAGGGCAAAGGGCTTGTCCTCTCTGTATTTTCTGCCCCGGAGACGGGCGACGACATCCTCTCGGGTTGCGTCACAGGCGAGGTGAAATCCTCCAAGTCCCTTTGTGGCCACGATCTTTCCCTCGATAAGCAGTTTGAGGGCTTCACCTATGGGATAAGAGGTCGACACCTCCCTGCCCGAGTTATCGAAGAGCCCTACCCTTGGGCCACATCCCGGGCAGGCGTTAGGTTGGGCGTGAAACCGACGATTCGAGGGATTATGATACTCCCTGCTGCATAGGAGGCACATCTTGAAGGGGGCCATTGTAGTCTTGTCACGGTCGTAGGGGATATCCTCGATGATGGTGAAGCGAGGGCCACAGTTGGTGCAGTTGATAAAGGGGTAGCGAAAACGCCGATCCTTGGGATCGAAGAGCTCTTCTAGGCAATCCTCACAGGTGGCGATATCAGGTGAGATCAGGGCAAAGCGCTCCTCCCCCCCCATGCTCCCCCTTATCCCAAAGTCCTGATAGCCCACAGGGGGAAGATAGTTTACGGTCGTCCCTTCTATCAGGGCAAGAGGGGGAGGAGAAGAGAGCTCGGAGAGGAAGCCAGCTACTCTCTCTTTTTCCCCTTCCACCTCTATCTGGACCCCTTTTTCATCATTGAGGACCCACCCCTTGAGATCATTGCGTCGGGCGAGGCCGTAAACAAAGGGGCGAAACCCCACCCCCTGGACGATCCCCTCTATCTGAACACAAACCCTGATCTTCCCCATCAGGTCCCCTTTTTGTTGACCCTTTCTTCAAGCCATCTGAACCAGTTGTCGAGCCCCTCGCCCGTATTGCAAGATATGGCCATCACCTCTAGATGGGGGTTCACTTTTAGGGCATCGCTGCGAAACCTCTCCAGGTCGAAGTCCAGATAAGACAAAAGGTCGATCTTGTTCAGCAACAAAACGGATGAGACCTGAAACATGAGGGGATACTTCAGGGGCTTGTCATCTCCCTCAGTGACGGAGATGAGCATCACCTTGTCGTCCTCGCCGATCTTGAACTCAGCGGGGCACACCAGGTTCCCTACGTTCTCCACAAGGAGAAGATCTATCTTGTCGAAATCCAACTCTCTGAGCCCTTCCCTCACCATGTTCCCATCGAGATGGCAGGCGCCACCCGTATTTATCTGTACGGTGGGGATGGCGTAGGCGGCAACCCTTTGCGCGTCTCGTGAGGTAGCGATATCTCCCTCGATCACTGCAATGCGCTTTCTATCTTTTATATGTTCTATGGTCCTTTCCAACAGCGTGGTCTTCCCTGCACCGGGGCTACCCATCAGATTGACCACATAGACACCCTCATCCGCAAAGAGCCTTCTGTTCTGGGAGGCGATCACCTCGTTCGCCTCAAGGATGTCCTTGACCAGCTTGATCTCCATCGTCTATCTCCATACTCCTTATCTCCAGTTCCCTCCCCGAAACCATCTCCACCTCTGGGCCCTCACAGCGGGGACAGGTCATAAAGGGGTCGTCCACCACAAAGACCTCCCCGCACTGATGGCACCGAAGCCTCAACGGCACCTCTTGGATATCTAGGGAGGCCCCCTCAGCTATACCCCCTTGGCTTATCACCTCGAAGGCAAACCTCAGGGCATCCGGCACCACACCGCTCAATTTCCCAATCAGCAGCTTAACCCGTGTCACCCTTGCCCCTGAGTAGGGAAGGGCTTCCTGTTCCACGATCTCAAGAAGGCTCTGTGCTATCGCAAGCTCATGCATGATGCAATTTTACCCTGAAGCGTTTCTTACCACAATCCCTTAAGCTCTTCAAAGACTGCCTCTATTACCTTTGGCACCTTTACTTCCACCTCCGGTGTAAGCTCCATACCCCAGGAGACCTCCTTCGGTTCCACCCCAATGATCACCACCTCTCCGTGGCCACCTAATTGTCTCGCCGTACCCAAGACCTCCAGCAAACCTACCTGGTGGAGTGAAAGGGGCCTTTCGCTCTCACTGATAAGATCATCAGGGATGACACGGTAGATAGTACCTGGCTCCCCTCCCGCCTTTAGGGCGTCAATCACGATGATCCTCTCTGCCTCCTGGATCACCGATAGGAGGTCCATCGTAGCCGTGCCTCCATCTATGACCTCGACCCCGGGGGGCAGTTCCTTTCCCTCCAGTTCTCTCACCGCGTGAACACCCACCCCCTCATCCTTGAGGATCAGGTTTCCAACGCCTATTATCACCGCCCTTTTCTTCGCCATCACCACAAAATATCCCTTAAGGGCCCTCTCCCTTAAGGGATATCATCAAGGCCTTTGATCAGAGATTTAACGTTACTTATTATGCCAGGTTCGCAAGCTGTAGGATCTCAGGGACCTTTTTCTCCCAACCAATGGCCATAATGTGGACCCCTTGGCAGAGACCT encodes the following:
- the hypA gene encoding hydrogenase maturation nickel metallochaperone HypA, which gives rise to MHELAIAQSLLEIVEQEALPYSGARVTRVKLLIGKLSGVVPDALRFAFEVISQGGIAEGASLDIQEVPLRLRCHQCGEVFVVDDPFMTCPRCEGPEVEMVSGRELEIRSMEIDDGDQAGQGHP
- the hypF gene encoding carbamoyltransferase HypF, whose amino-acid sequence is MGKIRVCVQIEGIVQGVGFRPFVYGLARRNDLKGWVLNDEKGVQIEVEGEKERVAGFLSELSSPPPLALIEGTTVNYLPPVGYQDFGIRGSMGGEERFALISPDIATCEDCLEELFDPKDRRFRYPFINCTNCGPRFTIIEDIPYDRDKTTMAPFKMCLLCSREYHNPSNRRFHAQPNACPGCGPRVGLFDNSGREVSTSYPIGEALKLLIEGKIVATKGLGGFHLACDATREDVVARLRGRKYREDKPFALMCRDLEVIERLCLLDGASRELLESKERPVVILQRRAGAKVAPSVAPGQRTLGVMLPYTPLHHLLFADGLDVLVMTSGNVSDEPIAYKDAEAFARLRGITDFFVVHNREIHTRCDDSVVKPFRGRVTFVRRARGYVPFPIRLKERGKSVLACGAGLKNTFCLTKGNYAFLSHHIGDLENFETLRSFEEGIGHFKRLFQIEPEAVAHDLHPDYLSTRYAMGLEVPRIGVQHHFAHALSCMAENGLEGPVLAVVMDGTGYGEDGAVWGGEFLEVMVRGYRRLGHLRYIPLPGGEMAVREPWRMAAVYLHRVYGGLEGLNIPFVKGLDLKKWSFLRGAVKADINSPPCSSVGRLFDAVSALLGVRETINYEGQAAVELEQMAEEGERGEYPFEIFEEEGSLIVDPDPIIAAIVEEIGKGETPYIISARFHNTMARVISRMAKRMRKLTALPEIVLSGGVFQNYLLLGRVCDLLEEDDFRVFIQQKAPTNDGGISLGQALYAICLLRG
- a CDS encoding HyaD/HybD family hydrogenase maturation endopeptidase, whose amino-acid sequence is MAKKRAVIIGVGNLILKDEGVGVHAVRELEGKELPPGVEVIDGGTATMDLLSVIQEAERIIVIDALKAGGEPGTIYRVIPDDLISESERPLSLHQVGLLEVLGTARQLGGHGEVVIIGVEPKEVSWGMELTPEVEVKVPKVIEAVFEELKGLW
- the hypB gene encoding hydrogenase nickel incorporation protein HypB produces the protein MEIKLVKDILEANEVIASQNRRLFADEGVYVVNLMGSPGAGKTTLLERTIEHIKDRKRIAVIEGDIATSRDAQRVAAYAIPTVQINTGGACHLDGNMVREGLRELDFDKIDLLLVENVGNLVCPAEFKIGEDDKVMLISVTEGDDKPLKYPLMFQVSSVLLLNKIDLLSYLDFDLERFRSDALKVNPHLEVMAISCNTGEGLDNWFRWLEERVNKKGT